Genomic DNA from Bacteroidota bacterium:
CTCCTGTTTCTACTGTTCGCATTTCCGCCGCCATCCGCGGTTACAAATCTATTAACCCAGCCTCTCAGGCTGATGCTTGCCGATGGGGCCGTTTCGTCCCTCCAGGGCTTGGGGTATCCGATGAGCCAAGCCGGGCTCAGCATCTTCATCGGTCAGTACGAGTTGCTTGTCAAAGACGCCTGCTCTGGACTCAACTCGGTAGTAAGCCTTTCGGCCATCGGACTATTCTATGCCTATGTGCTTTACGGTGCACATATAGCTTACTCCGGCGTGTTTTTCATGATTATGGTTGTGGTCGCGATATTGGCGAATTTTATCCGAGTTCTGCTTCTCATTCTAATTACCTACCATTTGGGAAACAGCGTCGCTCAGGGGTTTCTTCACGATTTCGCGGGGCTCACGTTATTCGCGCTCGCTATAGGCGGTATGCTTTTGGCCGACAGGGCAGCCTCTCCTCTCCGCAGATGGATGGGAGTCGAAAGATGAATTCCTCGCGCTTCCCTGGTTTGTCGAGAAGAGGCTTTCTGTTCGCGGGAATCCTTGGCGGCGGGGTTGCACTAACCGAGGGGTTTCGGCTTGCCCAGTCCGAAGTGGGCGAGACACTAGACGTAGAATCCCTCACCCCTGACACAATCGGTGACTGGCGCAGAATGGCAGGGCCGGAGATGATCGTGCCGCAGGATAGCGAACCCTCCCGCTTCTACGAAGAGGAGCTTGCGCGCGCCTACGGGGGGGCAGGACTTCCCCTCGTGATGCTGGCGATCGCGTACGCGAGCCGTCAGGACGAGCGCCTCGAAGTACACCGGCCGGAAGTTTGCTATTCGGCGCAAGGCTTTGAACTGACTGCAGCTCGGTCTATTGACGTCCCTCTAGCCGCAAACTTGGCGGTTCCGGCCGTCACGTTAATCGCGCGCCGTCATGACCGTTCTGAGCAAATCGTCTACTGGACCCGAATTGGAAAACTATTTCCACGCACCCCTACAGAGCAGAAGTTTGCTGCCTTGCGTTCGTCGTTGGCCCTTCAGATCCCCGACGGAATGGTCGTTCGGATCTCAACGTTGGGCACAGCGGAAAAGGACGTGCTCACCATGGTTGATTTCGCGCGTCTTCTACTAGCGTCGAGCCCTGCCCCCCTCAGGCATGCCTTAGCAGGTTAATCGTCT
This window encodes:
- the epsI gene encoding EpsI family protein, which gives rise to MNSSRFPGLSRRGFLFAGILGGGVALTEGFRLAQSEVGETLDVESLTPDTIGDWRRMAGPEMIVPQDSEPSRFYEEELARAYGGAGLPLVMLAIAYASRQDERLEVHRPEVCYSAQGFELTAARSIDVPLAANLAVPAVTLIARRHDRSEQIVYWTRIGKLFPRTPTEQKFAALRSSLALQIPDGMVVRISTLGTAEKDVLTMVDFARLLLASSPAPLRHALAG
- a CDS encoding archaeosortase/exosortase family protein produces the protein LLFLLFAFPPPSAVTNLLTQPLRLMLADGAVSSLQGLGYPMSQAGLSIFIGQYELLVKDACSGLNSVVSLSAIGLFYAYVLYGAHIAYSGVFFMIMVVVAILANFIRVLLLILITYHLGNSVAQGFLHDFAGLTLFALAIGGMLLADRAASPLRRWMGVER